A part of Alkalidesulfovibrio alkalitolerans DSM 16529 genomic DNA contains:
- the fliQ gene encoding flagellar biosynthesis protein FliQ — protein sequence MTPEFVIGFARQAIELALTIALPMLAVGLSVGVLVSVLQAATQIQEMTLSFVPKIVAMFIALLISFPWIMNKMTAYTREIFMNFPNYIR from the coding sequence ATGACCCCGGAATTCGTGATTGGTTTCGCCCGCCAGGCCATCGAGCTGGCTCTGACCATCGCCCTGCCCATGTTGGCCGTGGGCCTCAGCGTCGGCGTCCTCGTCAGCGTGCTTCAGGCCGCGACCCAGATTCAAGAGATGACGCTCTCCTTCGTGCCCAAAATCGTCGCGATGTTCATCGCGCTCCTCATCTCGTTCCCGTGGATCATGAACAAGATGACGGCTTACACGCGTGAGATATTTATGAATTTTCCAAATTACATCAGGTAG
- the fliP gene encoding flagellar type III secretion system pore protein FliP (The bacterial flagellar biogenesis protein FliP forms a type III secretion system (T3SS)-type pore required for flagellar assembly.) encodes MTATDRSPSRKPWTKPTRAGLSLLAALAALLFAAPVLAQDIPTLTMTLAGGQAEPGKVSLLLEILFLLTVLSLAPAIMLTVTSFTRLIIVFHFMRQAMGTPQMPPNQILASLAIFISFLIMMPVGKQIHEQALQPYMDETIGFTEALDRAQVPLREFLFKHTREKDLSIFYSISKIERPQNKDEVPTMLLVAAFVISEIKTGFTIGFMIYVPFLILDMVVASILLAMGMMMLPPVMVSLPFKILLFIMVDGWNLLVGSVVNSFA; translated from the coding sequence ATGACCGCGACGGACCGCAGTCCTTCCAGAAAGCCATGGACAAAGCCGACCAGGGCGGGCCTTAGTCTTCTCGCCGCCCTAGCGGCGTTGCTCTTCGCAGCACCCGTCCTGGCCCAGGACATCCCCACCCTGACCATGACCCTGGCCGGCGGCCAGGCCGAGCCGGGCAAGGTCTCGCTGCTGCTCGAGATATTGTTCCTGCTCACCGTGCTCTCGCTGGCCCCCGCCATCATGTTGACGGTGACTTCCTTCACGCGGCTCATCATCGTCTTCCATTTCATGCGCCAGGCCATGGGCACGCCGCAGATGCCGCCCAACCAGATCCTGGCCAGCCTGGCCATCTTCATCAGCTTTCTGATCATGATGCCCGTGGGCAAGCAGATCCACGAACAAGCCTTGCAACCCTACATGGACGAGACCATCGGCTTCACCGAGGCTCTCGATCGTGCCCAGGTTCCGCTGCGCGAGTTCCTCTTCAAGCACACGCGCGAAAAGGACCTCTCGATTTTCTACTCCATCAGCAAGATCGAGCGCCCGCAGAACAAGGACGAGGTGCCGACCATGCTCCTCGTGGCCGCCTTCGTCATCTCCGAGATCAAGACGGGCTTCACCATCGGCTTCATGATCTACGTTCCGTTCCTGATCCTGGACATGGTGGTGGCCAGTATTCTTCTGGCCATGGGCATGATGATGCTGCCGCCGGTGATGGTCTCGCTTCCCTTCAAAATCCTGCTCTTCATCATGGTTGACGGCTGGAACCTCCTGGTGGGGTCCGTGGTCAACAGTTTCGCCTGA
- the fliO gene encoding flagellar biosynthetic protein FliO, whose translation MANATETVVSSAPFATGAGPGLGDLMTVGGALLLLLGVLYAGFWLLKRYGPRAGLGASRGGLKLESQLMLGPRRGVAVVRFLNKRLVLGVTDHSINLLHEVDDNDDRDGPQSFQKAMDKADQGGP comes from the coding sequence TTGGCTAACGCCACCGAAACCGTTGTCTCGTCCGCGCCGTTCGCCACCGGTGCGGGCCCGGGCCTGGGTGACCTGATGACCGTGGGCGGAGCGCTGCTCTTGCTATTGGGCGTTCTGTACGCGGGCTTTTGGTTGCTCAAGCGTTACGGCCCGCGCGCCGGGCTCGGCGCTTCGCGCGGGGGGCTGAAACTCGAAAGCCAGTTGATGCTCGGACCGCGCCGCGGCGTCGCGGTGGTCCGCTTCTTGAATAAGAGGCTGGTGCTTGGGGTCACCGACCACAGCATCAACCTTTTACACGAAGTGGACGACAACGATGACCGCGACGGACCGCAGTCCTTCCAGAAAGCCATGGACAAAGCCGACCAGGGCGGGCCTTAG
- the fliN gene encoding flagellar motor switch protein FliN, which produces MVSDDIDQDKLAEEWAKALADEPEDESPETGESGSGDEAGLADEWAAALADQEETGLKKEKEQDYLSSKSRKAEFKDLTQEAKAPRHDGSKRDLDFILDIPLEVSAELGRTKLLINELLQLGQGSVVELNKLAGEPLEIYVNGKLVARGEAVVINEKFGIRLTDIISPIERVKQLG; this is translated from the coding sequence ATGGTTTCCGACGACATCGATCAAGACAAGCTCGCCGAGGAATGGGCCAAGGCCCTGGCTGACGAGCCCGAGGACGAGTCCCCCGAGACCGGCGAGAGCGGTTCCGGCGACGAGGCCGGTCTGGCCGACGAATGGGCCGCCGCGCTGGCGGATCAGGAAGAGACTGGGCTGAAGAAGGAAAAGGAGCAGGATTACCTCTCCTCCAAAAGCCGCAAGGCCGAGTTCAAGGATTTGACGCAGGAGGCCAAGGCGCCCCGTCACGACGGCTCCAAGCGCGACCTGGACTTCATCCTGGACATTCCCTTGGAGGTCTCAGCCGAGCTTGGGCGGACCAAGCTGCTGATCAACGAGCTTTTGCAGCTGGGCCAAGGGTCGGTGGTTGAATTGAACAAGCTCGCGGGCGAGCCGCTGGAGATCTACGTCAACGGCAAGCTCGTGGCGCGCGGTGAGGCCGTGGTCATCAACGAGAAATTCGGCATCCGGCTGACTGACATCATCAGCCCCATCGAACGGGTGAAACAGCTTGGCTAA
- a CDS encoding flagellar basal body-associated FliL family protein produces the protein MAEEEQQEAPKKKKGLIKWIVLALLILGLAGGGYFAYVTFFASPSGEKAGEAAAPAPESVKGYKDLVTLPTFVVNLADPLGRRYLKLGMDVEVVDLKTVNELKQNESRVRDAVILLLSSKTYNDIGTTEGQILLRKEIVERLNQVLGGPKVLRVYFTEMVVQ, from the coding sequence ATGGCCGAAGAAGAACAGCAAGAAGCCCCGAAGAAGAAAAAGGGCCTCATCAAATGGATTGTCCTCGCCCTGTTGATCCTGGGCTTGGCAGGCGGCGGCTATTTCGCCTACGTCACGTTTTTCGCCTCTCCTTCCGGCGAAAAGGCGGGTGAGGCGGCCGCGCCTGCGCCCGAGAGTGTCAAGGGCTACAAGGATTTGGTCACGCTGCCCACCTTCGTGGTCAACCTGGCCGATCCGCTGGGCCGCCGCTATCTGAAGCTGGGCATGGACGTCGAAGTCGTCGACCTGAAAACCGTTAACGAACTCAAGCAGAACGAGTCGCGCGTGCGTGACGCGGTGATCCTGCTGCTTTCGAGCAAAACCTACAACGATATCGGGACAACCGAGGGGCAGATCCTGCTCCGCAAAGAGATTGTGGAGCGTCTGAATCAGGTTCTGGGCGGTCCCAAGGTGCTGCGGGTCTATTTCACCGAGATGGTCGTGCAGTAG
- a CDS encoding OmpA/MotB family protein, with translation MARRKRAKSGGPAQMWLVTFGDLVTLLLTFFVLLLSMSSMDHSFLTRITVFTKDFGFLTDRGAGKVPSRVRMVYELIERPQDMLLPKDRIKDLLFPDDVLPDMIDKKTLQENLEILSHPEGVALVLSDRLLFETASARLGPGADAILTQIGFLLMLNEAPVVVSGHSDNVGGASDFNFALSGDRAFAVLGFFLAKEFDPIRFSVAGYGPNQPMYDNETEEGRARNRRVEILLKTHPRLGSYS, from the coding sequence ATGGCACGCAGGAAGCGCGCGAAATCGGGCGGACCGGCCCAAATGTGGCTCGTGACCTTCGGCGATCTGGTCACGCTGCTTTTGACTTTTTTCGTGCTCTTGCTCAGTATGTCGTCGATGGATCACAGCTTTCTCACCCGGATCACCGTCTTCACAAAGGATTTTGGTTTTCTGACCGACCGGGGCGCGGGCAAGGTGCCATCGCGGGTTCGCATGGTCTACGAGCTCATCGAACGTCCCCAGGACATGCTCCTGCCCAAGGATCGCATCAAGGATCTTCTCTTCCCCGACGACGTTCTGCCCGATATGATCGATAAGAAGACGTTGCAGGAGAATCTCGAAATCCTTAGTCATCCCGAAGGCGTGGCCCTGGTGCTTTCCGATCGCCTGCTCTTCGAGACGGCCAGCGCCCGGCTCGGGCCAGGGGCCGATGCGATTTTGACCCAGATCGGCTTCCTGCTCATGCTGAACGAGGCTCCGGTGGTCGTTTCCGGACATTCGGACAACGTCGGAGGCGCATCGGACTTCAACTTCGCGCTTTCGGGCGATCGCGCCTTTGCGGTTCTCGGCTTTTTCCTGGCGAAGGAGTTCGATCCCATTCGTTTTTCGGTTGCGGGCTACGGCCCCAACCAGCCCATGTACGACAACGAGACCGAAGAGGGCCGCGCCCGGAACAGGCGGGTCGAAATTCTCCTCAAGACGCACCCGCGCTTGGGCAGCTATTCTTGA
- a CDS encoding OmpA/MotB family protein yields MARERKAKGGGGGLPAWLITFSDIMTLLLTFFVLLNSMAVLDERRKLVVLGSIIGTFGEGTRSFDVLSTRDTRRSIEPGPMEDIGDLEPLKPMLWEDLSKDLSFAENRFVQIFSISSDVLFAPGSVTLTQQGADILARVAPVLMDAGFPILVGGHTSTLREELGERFSVQEERRVLDPSWNISLGRAMAVYRHLIGLGLPPDKLLLEAFGRYHPRHDNATPQGRRLNRRVDIVLDKRNQLEPRIERVLPAARRTRDDYEVGGFVFEVGRPTAPNATENR; encoded by the coding sequence GGGGGGAGGCGGCGGTCTGCCGGCTTGGCTCATCACCTTCTCCGACATCATGACGCTGCTTTTGACTTTTTTCGTGTTGCTCAACTCCATGGCCGTGCTCGACGAGCGCCGCAAGCTTGTGGTGCTCGGGTCCATCATCGGCACCTTCGGTGAGGGAACGCGCAGCTTCGACGTGCTCAGCACCCGCGACACCCGGCGGAGCATCGAGCCCGGCCCAATGGAGGACATCGGTGACCTCGAACCCCTCAAGCCCATGCTCTGGGAGGACCTCTCCAAGGACCTGAGCTTCGCGGAAAACCGCTTCGTGCAGATATTCTCCATCAGCTCCGACGTCCTCTTCGCGCCGGGATCGGTCACGCTGACCCAGCAAGGGGCCGACATCCTTGCCCGCGTCGCTCCGGTGCTCATGGACGCCGGGTTTCCCATCCTCGTCGGCGGGCACACGTCCACCCTGCGCGAAGAGCTTGGCGAGAGGTTCTCCGTGCAGGAGGAGAGGCGCGTCCTCGATCCTTCATGGAACATTTCGCTTGGTCGCGCCATGGCCGTGTACCGGCACCTGATCGGGTTGGGACTGCCCCCGGACAAGCTGCTTCTGGAGGCTTTCGGCCGCTATCATCCGCGCCACGACAACGCCACGCCGCAAGGCAGGCGGCTCAATCGGCGCGTGGACATCGTGCTGGACAAGCGCAATCAGCTCGAACCCAGGATTGAGCGTGTGCTGCCCGCGGCCCGCAGGACCCGCGATGACTACGAGGTTGGCGGCTTCGTGTTCGAAGTCGGCAGGCCGACCGCGCCGAACGCCACGGAGAACCGCTAG